One window of Dehalobacterium formicoaceticum genomic DNA carries:
- a CDS encoding GNAT family N-acetyltransferase: MCRYVQGRGIGRKLIEHAFNFAQKAGLHEVNLYTNELMTENIRYYLGLGFIEVGRRLEDGYRRVYFAKPLQLQ; this comes from the coding sequence ATGTGTAGGTATGTTCAGGGAAGAGGGATTGGACGTAAATTAATTGAGCATGCATTTAATTTTGCCCAAAAAGCGGGTTTGCACGAAGTCAATCTTTATACAAACGAGTTAATGACTGAAAATATTAGGTACTATCTTGGACTCGGATTTATCGAAGTGGGACGACGATTGGAAGATGGTTACAGACGGGTGTATTTTGCAAAGCCTTTACAGCTTCAGTAG
- a CDS encoding DUF4160 domain-containing protein translates to MPSLFRIGSYLVFFWSNENFEPIHVHIGKGRPSPNATKVWLTAAGGCIIANNSGRIPQNELNEMMEIIAAQHFMICEEWKNHFKVDEIKFYC, encoded by the coding sequence TTGCCTAGCCTATTTCGCATTGGCTCTTATTTAGTCTTTTTTTGGTCAAATGAAAATTTTGAACCAATACATGTACATATAGGTAAAGGAAGGCCAAGTCCCAATGCAACTAAAGTATGGTTGACGGCGGCAGGTGGCTGTATTATTGCTAATAATTCAGGTAGAATACCACAAAACGAATTAAATGAGATGATGGAGATTATAGCTGCACAGCATTTTATGATATGCGAAGAGTGGAAAAATCATTTCAAGGTTGATGAGATTAAGTTCTATTGCTAA
- a CDS encoding energy-coupling factor ABC transporter permease, with protein MHMADALISPAVGGTMWIATAGVAAYSIKKIQGDMDDKKIPLMGVMAAFVFAAQMINFTIPGTGSSGHIGGGLLLAILLGPYAGFLAMASILSIQALFFADGGLLALGCNIFNLGFFTCFIAYPLIYKPLIAKGYTSRRIFGASMIAAVIGLQLGSFGVVLETLISGKTELPFSTFVLMMQPIHLAIGIVEGVIIAAVVSFIWKERPEILEKAALGEALGSFSIKKVLTVLALLAVFTGGVLSWFASDNPDGLEWSMLKTAGVEELEAPNGIHQTFSQIQSRFAFLPDYSFKISKVETSAGTEESEGGAGQPAVSGGTSIAGIVGGGLTLAFVVFIGFVINLIKKRKQALTN; from the coding sequence ATGCATATGGCTGATGCTTTAATATCGCCGGCCGTAGGTGGAACCATGTGGATAGCTACTGCGGGAGTTGCAGCTTATTCAATTAAAAAAATTCAAGGTGATATGGATGATAAGAAAATTCCTTTGATGGGAGTAATGGCGGCTTTTGTTTTTGCCGCTCAGATGATTAATTTTACCATTCCGGGAACTGGATCCAGCGGTCACATTGGAGGCGGTTTGTTACTGGCCATTCTTCTTGGACCTTATGCCGGATTCCTTGCCATGGCCTCCATTCTGTCAATTCAAGCATTATTTTTTGCGGATGGAGGACTTTTAGCTTTGGGGTGCAATATTTTTAATCTTGGCTTTTTTACTTGTTTTATTGCCTATCCTTTGATATATAAACCGCTCATCGCCAAAGGGTATACCTCTCGCCGCATTTTTGGAGCATCCATGATCGCCGCTGTTATTGGTTTGCAGCTTGGTTCTTTTGGAGTCGTGCTTGAAACGCTGATTTCCGGGAAAACTGAGTTACCATTTAGTACCTTCGTATTAATGATGCAGCCTATTCATTTGGCAATAGGTATTGTGGAGGGCGTAATCATTGCGGCCGTTGTTTCATTTATTTGGAAAGAACGTCCGGAAATCCTTGAAAAAGCGGCTTTGGGAGAAGCACTGGGTAGTTTCTCCATTAAAAAAGTCTTAACTGTTTTAGCTCTATTGGCGGTATTTACCGGGGGCGTCCTCTCCTGGTTCGCTTCCGACAACCCTGACGGATTGGAATGGTCTATGCTTAAGACAGCCGGCGTAGAGGAGCTTGAAGCGCCGAATGGTATTCATCAGACTTTCTCTCAGATACAAAGCAGGTTTGCATTTTTACCGGATTATAGTTTTAAGATCTCCAAAGTTGAAACCTCCGCCGGTACCGAAGAAAGCGAAGGCGGAGCGGGACAGCCTGCTGTAAGTGGCGGTACCAGTATCGCAGGAATTGTTGGCGGCGGTTTAACCCTTGCTTTTGTTGTGTTTATTGGATTTGTGATTAATTTAATCAAAAAGAGGAAGCAAGCTCTCACAAATTAA
- the arsM gene encoding arsenite methyltransferase, which produces MGGINKTDIRNIVRKSYGKIADGEVNDGACCSGIININDSSQKISEEIGYSNEEILNVPEGANMGLGCGNPQLFAEIKEGETVIDIGSGGGFDCFLASKKVGPEGYVIGVDMTPEMLNKSRVLSKKHNYTNVDFRLGEIENLPVADNTADVIISNCVINLSPKKQRVYNEVYRVLRKGGRVAISDVVLIKDLTEEMKQDENLYCGUVSGASSVEELKIYLERAGFANINIETKEVPEEYAKKWAHNLRVGEYIMSASIKATK; this is translated from the coding sequence ATGGGTGGTATAAATAAAACTGATATTCGAAATATTGTTCGTAAAAGTTATGGCAAAATAGCTGACGGTGAGGTAAACGATGGAGCCTGCTGTAGCGGTATTATTAACATCAACGATTCTAGCCAAAAAATATCAGAAGAAATTGGGTATTCTAATGAAGAAATCTTAAATGTACCAGAAGGAGCTAACATGGGGCTAGGTTGTGGAAATCCCCAATTGTTTGCAGAGATAAAAGAAGGTGAAACAGTAATTGACATTGGGAGCGGTGGAGGATTTGATTGTTTTTTGGCATCAAAAAAGGTAGGTCCCGAGGGATATGTAATTGGAGTAGATATGACTCCCGAAATGTTGAATAAATCAAGGGTTTTATCAAAAAAACATAATTATACGAATGTAGATTTCAGATTAGGTGAAATTGAAAATCTTCCAGTAGCTGATAACACGGCAGATGTGATTATCTCAAATTGTGTAATAAACCTGTCCCCTAAAAAACAAAGGGTATATAATGAGGTATACAGGGTATTGCGAAAAGGTGGCAGAGTTGCTATTTCTGATGTAGTCCTCATTAAAGACCTGACAGAAGAAATGAAGCAAGATGAAAATCTTTATTGTGGTTGAGTTTCTGGCGCCTCTTCAGTTGAAGAGCTAAAAATATATTTAGAGAGAGCTGGATTTGCAAATATCAATATTGAAACTAAAGAAGTACCTGAGGAATATGCTAAAAAATGGGCACATAATTTAAGAGTTGGTGAATATATTATGTCTGCTTCGATAAAGGCAACCAAATAG
- a CDS encoding type II toxin-antitoxin system RelB/DinJ family antitoxin, whose amino-acid sequence MEKTTTLNLRVNPDVKRRAEEVLSHLGIPMSTAIDIYLKQISMTGGIPFAVTLPKVPVSVNADLMTTDEIHAKLKEGYNDIKKGNVQDASAAFQRFRETHR is encoded by the coding sequence ATGGAAAAAACTACGACTTTAAATTTGAGAGTTAATCCTGACGTAAAAAGAAGGGCGGAGGAAGTTCTTTCACATCTCGGCATCCCTATGTCCACAGCGATAGATATATATCTGAAGCAGATTTCGATGACCGGTGGAATACCTTTTGCTGTAACACTGCCGAAAGTACCAGTTTCCGTAAACGCCGATTTGATGACAACGGACGAAATTCATGCGAAGTTAAAGGAAGGATATAACGATATTAAAAAAGGTAATGTGCAGGATGCATCTGCTGCCTTTCAGAGATTTCGGGAGACACACCGATGA
- the ppdK gene encoding pyruvate, phosphate dikinase produces the protein MSNNKKYVYLFNEGKADMKDLLGGKGANLAEMTNIGLPVPPGLTITTEACNEYYVFGEKFPPGMEAELEQGLKILEGKIGKKFGDNENPLLVSVRSGAKFSMPGMMDTILNLGLTDTSVQGLIKSTNNERFALDCYRRFIHMFGDVAMGVPHHEYEEILAEEKEKEDVQFDNQLTVKALHTLLDRYKALYRKHTGEDFPQNPYQQLLLAIKAVFGSWNSDRAIVYRKHNRIPDDLGTAVNVQAMVFGNMGDDCGTGVAFTRNPATGERKLYGEYLINAQGEDVVAGIRTPLPISLLEQDMPDIFQQFESISQLLEKHYRDMQDIEFTVERGKLFMLQTRNGKRTAAAAMRVAVDMVHEGLITKEEAMLRVDPLQINQLLHPQIDVNAEFQVIATGLPASPGAAYGSVVFDANDAEAQGKAGKKVILVRTETTPDDIHGLVMAQGVLTSRGGMTSHAAVVARGMGKPAVCGCEAIKIDYTQKLFTVGDLTVKEGDFISIDGATGKVILGEVPTIAPELGGDFAEYLGWADEIRTLGVRANADNPKDAQKARDFGAAGIGLTRTEHMFMEQERLPFVQKMIMADTVEEREEALSHLLPFQQEDFYGILKAMEGYPVCIRLLDPPLHEFLPNREELLVEITKLKCTGGDSDLIKKKEKLMKKVDELHEFNPMLGHRGCRLGITYPEIYAMQARAIFQAVAQLTKEGIKAIPEVEIPLVIHVNELAFLRKQTVEIAEQVMEETGVKFEYTVGTMIEVPRAALTADEIATEADFFSFGTNDLTQTTFGFSRDDAEGKFLQHYLDYKILKENPFVTIDPKGVGQLMEIAVKGGRSSKPDLLIGICGEHGGDPESIQTCHQLGLNFVSCSPFRVPIARLAAAQAAVIEKNQSK, from the coding sequence ATGTCAAATAATAAAAAGTATGTATATCTGTTTAACGAAGGAAAAGCGGACATGAAAGATTTGCTGGGAGGCAAAGGGGCCAACCTGGCAGAAATGACTAATATCGGACTGCCGGTTCCTCCCGGACTGACGATTACCACCGAAGCTTGTAATGAATATTATGTCTTTGGAGAAAAATTCCCTCCCGGTATGGAAGCAGAGCTGGAGCAGGGTCTTAAGATACTGGAGGGGAAAATAGGTAAAAAATTCGGTGACAACGAAAATCCACTGCTGGTTTCCGTGCGTTCCGGAGCGAAGTTTTCCATGCCCGGCATGATGGATACCATCTTGAATTTAGGTTTGACGGATACCTCCGTTCAAGGATTGATTAAATCCACCAATAACGAACGTTTTGCCTTAGATTGTTATCGCAGGTTCATTCATATGTTTGGTGATGTGGCCATGGGTGTGCCTCATCACGAATATGAAGAAATCCTGGCTGAGGAGAAAGAAAAAGAAGATGTCCAATTTGATAATCAATTGACAGTAAAAGCTTTACATACACTTCTTGATCGTTATAAGGCTTTGTATCGTAAACATACCGGTGAAGATTTCCCCCAGAACCCCTATCAGCAGCTGCTTTTAGCCATTAAAGCCGTTTTTGGTTCCTGGAACAGTGACCGGGCCATCGTATATCGCAAACATAACAGAATTCCCGATGATTTAGGTACTGCTGTCAATGTGCAGGCAATGGTCTTTGGGAATATGGGTGATGACTGCGGTACCGGGGTAGCATTTACCAGAAATCCCGCTACCGGAGAGAGGAAATTATACGGGGAATATTTAATCAATGCCCAGGGAGAAGATGTGGTTGCCGGTATCCGAACCCCTTTGCCTATTTCCCTCCTGGAGCAGGATATGCCGGATATTTTTCAGCAATTTGAGAGTATCAGCCAGCTCTTAGAGAAACATTACCGGGATATGCAGGATATTGAATTTACAGTAGAACGGGGCAAACTTTTTATGCTCCAGACAAGAAATGGGAAAAGAACGGCCGCAGCTGCCATGAGGGTTGCTGTTGATATGGTGCACGAAGGATTAATCACCAAGGAAGAAGCGATGCTTCGCGTAGATCCCTTGCAGATTAACCAGCTGCTCCACCCTCAAATTGATGTTAATGCTGAATTCCAAGTTATTGCAACAGGACTTCCTGCATCCCCGGGGGCGGCATACGGCAGTGTTGTTTTTGATGCCAATGATGCGGAAGCTCAAGGAAAAGCCGGTAAAAAGGTAATCTTAGTGCGTACGGAAACCACCCCTGATGATATTCATGGTTTAGTAATGGCCCAGGGCGTTCTTACCAGCCGTGGAGGGATGACCAGTCATGCTGCCGTAGTGGCCCGTGGCATGGGTAAGCCTGCCGTTTGTGGCTGTGAAGCGATTAAAATTGATTACACGCAGAAATTATTTACCGTGGGTGATCTCACTGTAAAAGAAGGAGACTTCATCTCCATTGATGGTGCCACAGGTAAGGTGATTTTAGGTGAGGTGCCTACTATCGCGCCGGAGCTGGGGGGAGACTTCGCCGAATATTTAGGTTGGGCTGATGAAATCAGGACCTTAGGTGTCAGGGCCAATGCAGATAATCCGAAGGATGCTCAAAAAGCTCGGGATTTTGGCGCCGCCGGTATCGGTTTAACCCGTACGGAGCATATGTTTATGGAGCAGGAACGGCTTCCTTTTGTTCAAAAGATGATTATGGCGGATACCGTAGAAGAACGAGAGGAAGCTCTATCCCATCTTTTGCCTTTCCAACAAGAAGATTTCTATGGCATTTTGAAAGCTATGGAAGGATATCCCGTATGCATTCGTTTACTGGATCCTCCTTTGCATGAATTCCTGCCTAACCGGGAAGAGCTTTTGGTTGAAATCACCAAATTAAAATGCACCGGTGGGGATTCGGATTTGATTAAGAAAAAAGAGAAATTAATGAAAAAGGTTGACGAGCTCCATGAATTTAATCCTATGCTAGGCCACCGGGGCTGTCGTCTGGGCATTACCTATCCCGAAATCTATGCCATGCAGGCGAGAGCGATTTTCCAGGCGGTAGCTCAATTAACGAAGGAAGGGATTAAAGCCATTCCGGAAGTGGAAATCCCCTTGGTCATCCACGTGAATGAACTGGCTTTCCTGCGTAAGCAAACGGTAGAAATTGCGGAGCAGGTGATGGAAGAAACGGGTGTGAAATTTGAGTACACAGTAGGCACCATGATTGAAGTGCCCAGAGCGGCTCTGACCGCAGATGAAATTGCCACGGAAGCAGATTTCTTCTCCTTTGGCACCAATGATTTAACTCAGACCACCTTTGGTTTTTCCCGGGATGACGCAGAAGGCAAGTTCCTTCAACATTATCTGGACTACAAGATATTGAAAGAGAATCCCTTTGTGACCATTGACCCTAAAGGGGTAGGGCAGTTAATGGAGATCGCAGTGAAAGGCGGACGAAGCAGCAAACCAGATTTATTAATCGGAATTTGCGGGGAGCACGGCGGGGATCCGGAATCCATCCAAACCTGCCATCAATTGGGCTTGAACTTTGTCAGTTGTTCTCCTTTCCGGGTGCCCATTGCTAGACTTGCAGCCGCCCAGGCGGCGGTGATCGAAAAGAACCAATCGAAATGA
- a CDS encoding type II toxin-antitoxin system RelE/ParE family toxin, which produces MKQYKIQITDKALSDMEEIYNYIAGQLQAPEAAMGQYNRIANAIETLDMFPERVELMETGEERALGLRQTPVDNFSVFFHIREERVIITNVLCSAGDIAKRLRDHESFSWG; this is translated from the coding sequence ATGAAGCAGTATAAGATTCAGATCACGGACAAGGCACTTTCCGATATGGAGGAGATTTATAATTATATCGCAGGGCAGCTACAGGCACCGGAAGCGGCCATGGGGCAGTATAACAGAATAGCTAACGCAATCGAAACTCTTGATATGTTCCCGGAACGTGTGGAGTTAATGGAGACAGGAGAAGAACGTGCACTGGGGCTCAGACAAACGCCTGTTGATAACTTTTCTGTATTCTTCCATATCAGAGAAGAGCGGGTAATCATTACAAATGTTTTATGTAGTGCCGGCGATATAGCCAAGCGTTTACGTGATCATGAAAGCTTCAGCTGGGGGTAA